The Rhabdothermincola salaria genome segment GTGGAGGCCGCGCTCCGCCGCCAGGCCGTCGGTGGTCGACCGGTGATCGAGATCATGATCCCGCTGGTCATCAACCTCCCCGAGCTGGACCTCACGCGGCGGTGGGTCGAGGAGGAGGTCGCCACCGTGCTGGCGGAGCACGACGGGCGCCTCGACGTGATCATCGGATCGATGATCGAGACGCCGCGGGCGGCGATCCGGGCCGACGACATCGCCCAGGCCGCCGACTTCTTCTCCTTCGGCACCAACGACCTCACCCAGATGACGTTGGGCTTCAGTCGGGACGACGTGGCCCCCATCCTCGAGAGCTACCTCGAGCAGGGACTCCTCGGGGTGGACCCCTTCAAGTCGGTCGACCAGCGGGGGGTCGGCGAGCTCGTCGCCACCGCCGTCGAGCGGGGCCGCACCACCAAGCCGGGGCTCAAGATGGGTGTGTGCGGAGAGCACGGCGGCGACCCCGAGTCGATCGCCTTCTTCTTCGGGCTGGGTCTCGACTACGTGTCGTGCTCGCCGTTCCGGGTGCCCGTGGCCCGCCTGGCCGCCGCTCACGCCGTGCTGGGCGCCGGCGGGGGCGTCGCCGCCGACGCCTGATCCGCGGACCTCGCCCCGGCCGGTCCGATGGGCTGGTCGCGCTGCTACCGTCCCGCCACGGACGGCACCGCGGTCCGCCGGAGGGGCTGGGTTGGGCATCGAGGACGACGACATCGCGAGGGTGCGGGCGGCCACCGACATCGTCGCGGTCGTCAGCGAGCACCTGGCCCTCAAGCGCGTGGGTCGTCGCTGGCAGGGGCTGTGCCCGTTCCACTCCGAGAAGAGCGGCTCGTTCTCGGTCAACGCCGAGGAGAAGCTCTACTACTGCTTCGGTTGTGGCGCCAAGGGCGACGTCATCACCTTCGTCCGCGAGGTCGAGCACCTCGACTTCGTCAGCGCCGTCGAGAAGCTGGCCGGCAAGGCCGGCATCGCCCTGCGCTACACCGACGAGGGCCAGAACGAGGGACGCAAGCGTCGGGCCCGGCTCCTCGACGCCGTGGCCCGGGCCGTCGAGTGGTACCACCAGCGCCTGCTGTCCGCGCCCGACGCTGCGCCGGCGCGCAGCTACCTGCGGTCCCGTGGGCTCACGGGTGACGACGTGCGGGCCTACCGCATCGGGTGGGCCCCCGAAGGGTGGGACGAGCTGGCGCGGGGCCTCGGGGTCCCGACCGACGTGTTCGTCGAAGCCGGTCTGGGCTTCCTCAACAGCCGGGGCCGACCCACCGACGCCTTCCGGGGCCGGATCCTGTTCCCCATCTACGAGGTGAACGGCGATGCCGTCGGGTTCGGCGGGCGCATCATGCCCGGCGTCGAGGGAGCCAAGTACAAGAACTCCGTCGACAGCGCCATCTACGGCAAGTCCCGCCTGCTCTACGGGTTGAACTGGACCAAGGGCGACATCGTGCGCTCCGACGAGGCGATCGTGTGCGAGGGGTACACCGACGTCATCGGCTTCGCCAAGGCGGGCATCCCCCGAGCGGTGGCGACCTGCGGCACCGCCCTCACCGAGGACCACGTGCGTCTCCTGCGCAGCTTCGCGCGCCGCCTGGTGCTGGCCTTCGATGCCGACGCCGCCGGCCAGAACGCCGCCGAGCGGGTGTACGCGTGGGAGCGGGCCCACGACCTCGACGTCGCCGTGGCCGACCTCCCCGCCGGCGTCGACCCGGCGGAGCTGGCCCTGTCGGACCCGGCCGAGCTGTCCCGGGCCGTGGCCGACGCCCGTCCCTTCCTGAAGTTCCGCCTCGACCGGGTGTTGGACGCGGCGGCGCTCGACACCCCCGAGCACCGGGTGCGGGCGGCGGAGGCGGCCATGGGGGTGGTGGGCGAGCATCCCAGCGAGATGGTCCGCGACCAGTACCTCCTGGAGGTCGCCGCCCGCTGTCGGGTCGACCCCGAACGTCTGCGGGGCCGCACGTTCCCTCCGCCCCGTCGGACCGATCGGCGCGACCGACGGGGCCCGGATGACGCCCGTGGTCCCGAACGTCCGCCCCCGGCGCGCGTGGCTCCCGTCCGGCGCGACACGGCCGAGACCGAGGCGTTGCTGGTCCTGCTCCAGCGGCCCGACGACATCGCCCCGTGGCTCGACGAGGCCCTGTTCGGCGACCCCACGGTGGTGGCGGCCTACCGTGCCGTCGTGGCCGGCCCGACCCTGGCCGATGCGGTGGCTGCGCTCGGCGCAGACGGAGAGCACGACGCGGCCGACCTCCTCCAGCGCCTCGCAGTGGAGGACACCGATGCCGATGCCGGCGACGTGCTCCTCCGCCTGGTGGAGGAAGGTGCCTCGCGGGCCATCTCGGCGCTGCAGGCCGAGGCCCGGGTGGCCGACGACCCGCTGACGGTCGCCGGGGACATCGCCTGGGTGAAGCACCGGATGCTCGAGCTCCGCGAGGCGGACACCGCGGAGAGCGCCACGGAGCAGTTGCTAGGGTGGCTCACCGGTCAGACGGAGGAGGACGATGGGTGAAGCTGGCGGCGTGCCATCTCCCGTGATGGGCATCCCCGACCCCGTCCTCCGAGCGCTCGTCGACCGGGCGGCCGGGCGCGACGAGCCGGTGCTCACGGTCGACGAGGTCATGGGCGACCTGGCCGCGTACGGCCCCACACCCGAGCTTCTCGAGTCGGTTCGCGCCGC includes the following:
- the dnaG gene encoding DNA primase is translated as MGIEDDDIARVRAATDIVAVVSEHLALKRVGRRWQGLCPFHSEKSGSFSVNAEEKLYYCFGCGAKGDVITFVREVEHLDFVSAVEKLAGKAGIALRYTDEGQNEGRKRRARLLDAVARAVEWYHQRLLSAPDAAPARSYLRSRGLTGDDVRAYRIGWAPEGWDELARGLGVPTDVFVEAGLGFLNSRGRPTDAFRGRILFPIYEVNGDAVGFGGRIMPGVEGAKYKNSVDSAIYGKSRLLYGLNWTKGDIVRSDEAIVCEGYTDVIGFAKAGIPRAVATCGTALTEDHVRLLRSFARRLVLAFDADAAGQNAAERVYAWERAHDLDVAVADLPAGVDPAELALSDPAELSRAVADARPFLKFRLDRVLDAAALDTPEHRVRAAEAAMGVVGEHPSEMVRDQYLLEVAARCRVDPERLRGRTFPPPRRTDRRDRRGPDDARGPERPPPARVAPVRRDTAETEALLVLLQRPDDIAPWLDEALFGDPTVVAAYRAVVAGPTLADAVAALGADGEHDAADLLQRLAVEDTDADAGDVLLRLVEEGASRAISALQAEARVADDPLTVAGDIAWVKHRMLELREADTAESATEQLLGWLTGQTEEDDG